A region of the Desulfomicrobium macestii genome:
CGGATCTTCCCGAAACTAATCCAGGGGCGGCTGCTAGCCGCCCTTTTCCTTTTTCGGCGCCCATACCATGACTCCTGACCGCATCTCTCGTCTGCAAAGCCAGTTCCCACACATACTGGGCCCCTTAAGCAAGGCCTACGCCCGGCTCATGCGCCTGCGCGCCAGGCTCTACGCCTCAGGCAAACGCGTGTCCTGGCGGCCCCCGGCTCCCTGCATCAGCGTGGGCAACATCTCCTGGGGAGGCACGGGCAAGACACCGGTCGTATCCTGGCTGCTGGACTGGGCCCGTGACGAGGGGCTCCGCCCCACGGTGCTGACTCGCGGCTACGGCGGCAAACCGCCGCACCTGCCCTATGCGGTCCAACTTTTGAGTCCGCCTCACGAGGCGGGTGACGAACCGCTGCTGCTCAAACGCACGCACCCCCAGGCCCAAATCCTGGTCGATCCCAACCGCGTCCGGGCGGGCAAGATCGCGGCCAGAAAAATGGCCGATCTCTTTGTCCTCGACGACGGGTACCAGCACCTGCGCATCCAGCGCGACCTGAACCTGTGCCTCCTGTGCCCGCGCGATCTGGATGAGGAATGGAACCGGGTCATCCCCGCCGGATCATGGCGCGAGGACACCTCGGCCCTAGCCAGGGCCGATGCGTTTCTGATCAACACCATGTTCGACGATGACGGGTGCCTTGAGACCATCGCCCACATCAAGCTGGCGATCCTGGGCAAGCCCATCTTCTTTTTTCGGGTCACCGCCCGGGGCGTGGCCAACGCCTTGACCGGCGAGACACAGGACACGCTGGACGGCCAGCGCTTTATGCTCGTCACGGCCATCGCCAATCCGGACAAAGTGTGTCAGACTTGCAAGACCGATCTCGGAGAAAAGCCGGTCCGTCACCTGATCTATCCCGATCATCACCCCTTTGGCATCTCCGACTGGCAGGCCATTGTCGCGGCCGCCGAACGCAACAACTGCGCGCACATCGTCTGCACGCCCAAGGACGCCGTCAAACTGGCGCCCTTTGCCGATGAACGGCTGTGGACTCCGCAGCTGACGACATCCTTTTCAACCGCTGGCCCTCTGTCGTTTCGCGACTGGCTCGGCGATCGTTTTCACAACCTACCATGGACTTTACATGCCCCCGAAAAAGCAAGCTAAACAAACCAAATTTTCCAAGAAAAACCTCCTTACCGCCCTGCACCAGGCCGGTGCGCCCATGCGCAGCAAGAACATCTACGACCTGTTCGACGCCGACGCCTCCCTCAAGAAGGTCATCAAATCAACGCTGGCCCAGATGGTCGAGGGCGGCGAAATCGTGCAGATGGGCAAGAGCTACGGGCTCCTGGACAACCTGCCGCGCATGACCGGCACCCTCGACGTGCGCCGCTCCGGAGTGGGCTACCTCATTTCCGAAGACAAAAAGCAGAAGGATCTCTTCATCCACCCCAGCAACTTCGGCGGAGCCTGGCCCGGCGACAGGGTCGTCGCCGTCATCGACACCTCGCGCAAGAAGGACTCCCCGGAAGGACGCGTCGTCGAGGTTCTGGACCGGGCCACGCGTGAGCTTCTGGTCAGGGTCAGCCGACGCATCCATCAGGACAGCTATTTCTGCCATCCCACGGACTCGCGCATGCCCTTTTACACTGTGGTCGATACCAGCGGCATCCCCAACCCCGAGAAAGGCGATATCCTGAGCGTCGCGCCGGTGGAGGAGCAGGAAAAGGGACTTTGGCGCTGCACGGCCCTGCGCCGTCTGGGAGAAGAGCGGGATCTGGCCACGCAGGAGCTGCTCGTCAAGACCGGCTATTCCATTCCCGAAGTCTTTCCGGTTCCGGCGCTGCGGCAGGCCGAAGCCCTGCCGGATGCCCCCTCTCCCGAGGACTGGGCGGGCCGAAATGACCTGCGCCGCCTCGCACTGGTGACCATCGACGGCGAGACGGCCAAGGATTTCGACGACGCGGTCTACGTCGAACGGCAGGAGAACGGATACCGCCTGGTCGTGGCCATTGCCGACGTGGCCCACTACGTGCCCGAAGGCTCCCCGCTGGACGTCGAGGCGCTGGCCCGGGGCAATTCCTATTATTTCCCGCTCTCGGTGGAACCCATGTTCCCCGAGGCCCTGTCCAACGGACTGTGCAGCCTGCGGCCGATGGTTCCTCGACTGGCCATGGTCGTGGACACGCCCTATTCGCTTGACGGAGAACCCGGCGCGCCAAGCCTCTACAACGCCGTGATCATGAGTCAGGCCCGCCTGACCTATAATCAGGTGCAGGCCGCCCTGGACGGCTCGCCGGACCAGGACACGGCCCCGCTTCTGCCCATGCTACGCGACGCCGAGGAACTGGCCAGAATTTTCATGAAGCGCCGCATGGATCGCGGCTGCCTGGATTTCGACATCCCCGAGGCCCAGGTCCGCGTGGTCGAGGACATCATCAGCGTCCACGCCGGAACCCGACTCTTCAGCCACCGCCTGATCGAGGAGTTCATGATCGCGGCCAATGAACGCGTGGCCGAATACATGGGCGCGCGCCAGCGCGTCTTCCCGTACCGCATCCATCCCCAGCCCGACGAAAAAAAGCTGGAGACCCTGCTGCGCATGCTCTCGCACACCAGCCTGGTGGACCGCCTGCCCAAGGAAATGAACCAGATGGGCCTGCAGCAGATCTCGCATGCGGCCAAGGGCACGGACATCGAATATCTGGTCAACCGCCTCATCCTGCGCACCATGATGCAGGCGCAATATTCGCCGGACAACGACGGCCATTACGGACTGGCCTCGGTCGCCTACTGTCATTTCACCTCGCCCATCCGCCGCTACGCGGATCTTCTGGTGCACAGGTCACTCAAAAGGTTGTTGGCGGGCGAAGCGGAAACAATGAGCGTGGGAGACGTGCAAGGCATCTGCGAAGGACTGAACGCCCTTGAACGCAAGGCCATGGAGGCGGAGCGGGAGATTCAGAAGAGATCGGCCATTCTGGCCCTTGAGGATCGGATTGGAGAGGAGATGCGCGGGGTTGTTTCCGGAGTGGCCGATTTCGGCTTCTGGGTGGAGCTTCTGGACATGCCCGTGGACGGGCTGGTGCGACTCGCCACCCTGGACGACTTCTTCGTCTTCGACCCGGAACGCCAGGACCTGCTCGGCCAGCGCACCGGAAAAACCTTCGCCATGGGCCAGACCTTGAACGTGATTCTTGAGGCCGTAAGTCTGGAGAGGGTGGAAATCAACTTCACGTTGCCCTGAAACTTGCTCAGTAGAATGTCACGTAATTGCTGAAGTGCAACTTGCATTCATACTGCGTTATGCCCATTCACATGGATTTCCTCTGAGGGTAGACGCCAATTCACCGAGTCATTCCCGCGCAGGCGGGAATCCATCTTCCGGCCATAAAAAGAACAAAGGCATGGATCCCCGCCTGCGGGGATGACTCGAGTGGGGTGCTAGCGTAGCGCGTGCACGCTAGCATGGATCCCCGCCTTTTCAGAGGTCACTGCAAAAAATCGTCATCCCCTTGAAGAAGGGGATCTACGCCTTTCTAAGTATTTGAAAAGAATGGATTCCCGCCTTCGCGGGAATGACACTCAGGTTCATCCACGACTTTTTGCAGGTGCGTCTGAAGAAGGGGAACCCTACCTTTTTTAACTACATGAAAAGAATGGATTTACACTTTCACGGGAATGACATGCAGGTTCTTTCGCTACTTTTTTGCAGTGCAGTCTTTTCATGAAGACGGCAAAAACGAAGTCGCAATGAAACGACAAAATACGTATTTCGTTTACATCCTCGCCAGCAAACTGAACGGAACCCTTTACACAGGAATTACTTCAAACCTTTCCGCCCGCGTATGGCAGCACAAAAACAATGTTGTGGAAGGGTTCACCCAAAAACACTTCGTCCATAAACTTGTCTATTTCGAAGAGCATTCGTCACCAAGTGACGCAATCTTGCGGGAAAAGCAGATCAAAAAATGGAACAGGAGCTGGAAAATCCGATTGATAGAGGAGAAAAATCCTGAATGGAAGGATTTTTGGGAAGACATTACGTCATTCTAAAACATAAAAAAGGCAGGGATCCCCGCCTGCGCGGGGATGACTTCGAGAGAATGCGGATGGTTATTTCAAGAAATCTGCATGCCTCAACGCCGACAACGCTGAGCGTTAACCAACACTATCCGTACATCACAATGTGCATATTCCCGCAAAGACTTGCTTGTGTCCGAAGATTGCCATTCCCCGTTCACTTCCCGATGCAAAATCCGTCGAACACGGCGCTCAGCACCTCCTGGGAGGAAATCTCACCCGTGATTTCCGCCAGAAGGACGCAGGCCGTGTCCAGACGGACGGAGAGGATGTCATAGGGCTGTCCGTCCGCGAGTTCGTCCAGCATTTGCGCAAGCTCTTCGCCAGCACGGACCAGGGCCGTGTGCTGGCGCAGGTTGGGCACCAGCGCACCGGCTTCTGGAGCGCCCGTGGCGGCCACGATCCGGCGGATTGCCGCCAGCAGGTCAGACACGCCCTGGCCATGCTTGGCGGATAGCGGACACAACTCCCGTTCATTCCATGGGCTCTCCCCAAGCCAGGCAGGCTCGCCGCCCACAAGATCCATCTTGTTGGCCACAACGAGCAGATTGTCCGTATTCAGGGCCAGGTCCAGATCCTCGGCTCCGGGCCCGAGCTCGGAATCGATGACCAGCAAAACCAGATCGGCCCTTCCGAGAAGTTCGCGGCTGCGCTCGATGCCCAGGAGTTCAACGCTGTCGAGAGACGCGCGCAGGCCCGCCGTGTCCACCAGCCGCACAGGCAGGCCGTCAATCTGCACGGATTCCTCCAGATAGTCCCGCGTCGTACCCGGAATGTCGGTCACTATGGCCCGGTTGATCCCGAGAATCGCGTTCATAAGGCTCGACTTGCCCGCGTTGACCTGCCCCGCCAGAACCACCAGGGCCCCGTCGCGCCAGCAGCGGCCGCGATCGTAATTGTCGGCCAGCTCGGCCATGGCCTCGCGGACCTCGGCAACACCTGCAGCCAGATCCTCGGGGGCCAGGCACTCGACCTCGTCCTCGGGAAAATCCACAGCCACGCAAAGTTGCACGCGCAAGGCTTCAAGACCGGCCCGAAGCTCGCCGATACGACGCGCCAGCAAACCCTCAAGCTTGCTCCCGGCCAGACCAACGGCAACGGCCGTGGGCGCGCCAACCAGCTCCATGATGGCCTCGGCCTGGGTCAGATCCATGCGTGAATTGAGAAAGGCCCGCTTGGAAAATTCGCCCGGCGCCGCCAGCCGCGCGCCATGCTCCAGACATTCCTCCACCACCCGGCGCAGAACGGCGCCGCCGCCATGACACTGCAGCTCGACGACGTCCTCTCCTGTGAAAGAACCCGGACCTGGCATGAAAGCCGCCAGCACCTCATCCAGAAAATTCCCTCCAGCGTCTCGCAGTTGCCCGTGATGCAGATGGTAGGGTCTAAAAGCCGTGAAGCCCGGACGAGAGGAATGAAAAAGACCGCGCGCGATTTCCCCGGCGGCCGGGCCGCTCAGGCGGACAATGCCGATGGCGCCCTGGCCGGGAGGAGTGGCGATGGCCACGATGGTGTCGGAATTTGTGTTCATGATAAAAAAAAAGCGGGCCGAAGGCCCGCAAAGTTTAGGATTGACGAGCCTGGGCGGCTTCCTGACGTCTGGGTGGCCGACCGCCGGGTTTGCCGCGCTTGACCGGCAGGATGAGAACCCGCTTCATGTGCCCTTCGCCCTTGCTGCGCGTCTGCACGCCACGATCGTCCTGCAAGGCCATGTGCACGACCCGGCGATGGAAGGACGACAAAGGCCGGGTACTCTGTACTCTTCCGGATTTCTTGGCTTTCTCCGAAAGAAACTGAGCAATGCCGAGAAGCTGCTCCTCCTGTTTCTGGCGATAGTCGCCCGCATCCAGCTGGATGCGCGGACTCTGGGGCCAAGATTTGGAGACGATGCGGTTGGCCAGATACTGGAGCGCGGTGATGGTCTGCCCGTCGCGGCCAATGATCAGGCCCGAGTTGTCCTCGTCCTCGATGAGCACGGTGATGGGGCTTGACGCCACGTCGATGGCCAGGGTCACGTTGACCGCGATGGGCTTTATGAGGGCGGTCATGATCGTTCGGATATCCGCTTCCAACCGGACCATCTCCTCGGGGGAAAGCGTCGTGACGGGGCGAGGCTCATCTTCCTCGTCGAAATCAATGACTGCATCCGTCTCAAGGGCGGCATCGTCGGCCAGGACCACTTCCTCATGCAAAGCCGGAGCGGCTGCCTGTACGGCACGCACCGGTTCGGCCACAGCGGGCACTATAGGCTCGTCCACAGCCGGATACAGGCGACGCCTTTTGGCCCGGATGGTCGCCTTTTTGGCGCCAAGGCCGAATATTCCGGATGATCCGCCACTGACGATTTCAATTTCCAGTGCCTCGCGCTGAGTGGCGAAAAACCGGCATGCGTCATCAATGGCCTGGTCCACGGTCTTGGCCTGAAAATCCTTGTATGTATTCATCCAGCTCTCCTTCACGTTCCTGAAAAAATCAAAAAACGCATCACGGCATGCCCGGCGGCGTCCACGAACGGACGCCGCCGGGCATGATCTCAATGCTACTTCGACTTTTTGATCATGTACGACTGCTGAGCGATGGACAGCAGGTTGTTGATCAACCAGTACACGACCAGACCGGAAGGAAAGTTCAGGAAAAGGAAGGTGAATATGACAGGCATGAACATCATGATCTTGGCCTGCATCGGATCGCCCATGGGCGGAGACAGACGCTGCTGCAGGAACATGGTCGCGCCCATGATCAGCGGCGTGATGTAGTAGGGGTCCTTGGCTGAGAGGTCGGCCAGCCAGACCAGATCCGTGAAGGGCAGGGTCGGGATGAAGGCCGCATGCCTGAGCTCGATGGCGCCGAGCAGGGCCTGGTACAGGGCGAAAAACACGGGAATCTGCAGCAGCATGGGCACACAACCGCCAGCCGGGTTGACCTTGTAGGTCTTGTAGAGCTGCATGATCTCGGAGTTCATCTTTTCGCGGTCGTCGGCGTACTTTTCACGAATCTTGGCCATCATGGGCTGCAACTTCTTCATCTGCTCCATGGACTTGTAGCTCTTGTGCGACAAGGGCCAGAAGAGGAGCTTGATGATGATGGTCAGGATGATGATCGCGATACCGTAGTTGCCTACATAACCGTACAGAAATTTCAGAAACTGATTGAGCGGCTTGGCGATGATGTCGAAAAAGCCGTAGTGCATGCTGCCTTTGAGGTCCTTAGGCATGATGGCCAGGTCCTTGTCCGTCTTGGGCCCGAAATAGTAGGACACAGTGCGCAGCTGCGTGATGCCTGGATCAAGCAGGACCTGATCGGCGACGGTCATGCGGTAGACATTGTCCTCAAGCTTGGCGCGGGCAAACATGTCCGAAGAGGTCGGCACCATGGCCAGCAGGAAGTAGTTACTCTCGATGCCGCCCCACTGGGCCGGAGTGGGGGATTCAACACCGATCTGCAGATCCTTCTGGCTATCTTCCTCGGTCAGGCTTCCGGCGGCCATGTAGGCGATCTTTGTCATGTTGTACTTGTCGCTCTCGGCCGTGAGCGGAACGCTGGACACGGAAAAGGCCAGATGTCCCTGAACCTGTGCCGCGGTGACGTTGGTGATCTTGACCTCTTCCTTGACCTCGTACGTGCCGCCGGTGAAGGTCAGCACCCGGTCCATCTGCACGCCGCCGACGACGCCGCTCAGCTGGATGGTACCGCTCTGACCGTCGGAAAGATCCAGATCTCCGCCCTGTACGGTCCATTCGCCCTGGGCCCAGGTCGGCATGGAATTCCAGATCAGACCCATGGGTGCCTTGGTCACGGACTGCGCCGTGACCAGATCGATGTTTTTGGCGCCCGGATCAATGGTTTCCTTGTAATCCTTGAGCTCGAAACTCTCCAGCACGCCACCGGAAGCGTTGATCACGGCGTGATACAGGGGCGTTTCAATGGAAATCTTTTCCCCTGTGGAAGGAGCGAACTGCACGGTTGGCGAGGAAGGCATCACCGGCGTCCCATCCTGGGGAGCGGGAGCCTCGGTCTGATTGGGTGACGTAATATTCTGGGGTGCCGTTTCCAGGGGCGTGACCGGCGGAAACATGTAATTCCAGCCCAGAAGCACCAGCAGCGACAGGGAAACAGCGAGGATGACGCGTTTATTGCTATCCATTGATTTCAATCTCTCTTTGACAAGTTAGGGGAGGGAACCGGATCGTAACCACCGGCACACAGGGGATGACAACGCAACAACCGCCAGATGGCAAGGCCCATCCCCCGAAAAATTCCATGAGACAAGACGGCTTGCCGGGCATATTCGGAACACGAAGGAGTGAAACGGCAACAGGGAGAATAGAGCGGGGATATCAGATACTGATACAGGGAAAGGATGTATACGAAGGCTTGGCGCATGAAAACTCCGGAAAGGCCTAGGCCGCTCCAACCCGGGACACGATTTTTGTCATCAGTGGACCAAGTTCCGAGGACACCTGCGCAAGGTCCATGGAATCCACGCAAACGCCCCGCTTGGGCACCACGACAATGTCCGCGCGCAGGTGAAAATCATGCCTGTGAAGCCGGAAGTACTCCCGGACCAAACGCTTGACCCGATTGCGCCGCACGGACTTGCCAATTTTTCTGCTCACCGTAAGCCCAAGACGCCAGGACTCCCCGGCATCTTCCCGCTCGAGCACAAAGAGGGTGAAACTCTTTGAAAAAAAACGACGGCCCCGGTCATAACAGCTACAAAACTGGGGCCGTCTCTTCAGTCGATACGAGGGAGGGTAGGCTAGACGGCTAATCTTTTTCTTCCCTTTGCTCTTCTGCGGCGCAGCACGGCCTGGCCGTTCTTGGTCCGTGAACGAACCAGAAACCCGTGACTTCTCTTACGCTTGGTGGTGCTCGGTTGATATGTTCTCTTGCTCATTTCATTTCTCCTTCAAAAAAAGTAAACTGGGAATGTAGCCGCAAATACTTAACGCGTCAAGATGCATTGCGCTCTTGCCCGCTGGACAATTCCGCCCGCATCCACCAAACTGGCCAGACCAAGGAGGAGTACATGTTTTTTCATACCCCTGACTGGGAAATGACCCTGTTTCGGTGGATCAATCAGAGCTGGCAAAACCCGCCCTTCGATTATCTCATGCCCCTGTTCTCAAGCTCGGCCTTCCTGTGGGTCCTGGCCATCACCATGGTCGCCTTCGGCCTCAGACAGGGGCGCGTGTCCATGGTCGTCGTGCTTGCCCTGGCCGCAAGCATCGGCGTCTCCGACCTGACCTGTTCCCTGATCAAGGACAGCGTGGGCCGCGTGCGCCCCTACAAGAGCATCGGCGAAACCCGCTACCAGGATTCGGGATCATGGGCGACCCTGCCGCAGGACTTCACGACCACCAAACAACGGGGCTCGTCCTTTCCTTCCGCCCACGCGGCCAACTCCGCAGCGGCTGCTCTCGTCCTTTTCGCCACATTCCGCAAGAAGGCAATATGGGCCCTTCCGCTGGTCATCGGATACTCGCGGATCTATCTTGGAAAACACTTCCCCATGGACGTTCTGGCGGGCTGGGCCACGGGACTGGCCGTGGCCGGAGTCCTGCTCCCGCTCTATCCGTTGCTCTGGAGCCGCTTGCGCTCTCGATGGATCAGATAGAGGTTCCGGGTATAAATGATGGAACCCGTCGACTGGCCGACAATGAAAACGATGTCCTTGCGCAGAATGGCATAGGTCAGCAGAAAAAAACTGCCCAGCAAGCTGAAGTACCAGAAACTTATGGGGATGACGCTTTTCTTCTCCCTCTCGGAGACGATCCACTGCCAGAAAAAACGCATGAAGAAAAATCCCTGGCCCGTAAAACCGATGGCCAGCAACCACCACTGTGTCGTTAATTCCATGTTCCGCCCAAGGCGCACCTGCGCCGTATAAAAAAATCTTCCCGTCTCCACCGTTCGCCCCTATCCATATAATGCAGGACGCGCCGGCAAAGGCGCGAGAAAAAAGGGTCAAGCCCGAAATGTCATTTCACGTTCGTATCGGAGACCACGTATCCGATATGCCGCTTCTGCATCCAGCGCACCGCGAGCAGATCATAGGCAGATGACCAGGCCCGGTCCCATATGCCGTACTTGGAGACGCCCTTGCTGCGTGGACGATGGTTGACGCGCACCTCCGCCACCCGTGCCCCCTCAAGCTTCATGAGAGTGGGCAAAAAGCGGTGCATGCCCGTGAACATGGGAATCCGCTTGACCATCTGCGCACGCATTACTTTAAGAGAGCAGCCCGTGTCACGGACAGTTTCACGGCTGATCCTGTTGCGCACCCAGTTGGCAAAACGCGAGGCGTAGCGCTTGACCACGCTGTCCTGACGCTTGGCCCTCCAGCCGATGACCATGTCGACGCCCTGAGCATAGACCTGAAGCATGGCCGGAATGTCGGCGGGATCGTTCTGCAGGTCCGCGTCCAGGGTCACGACCACGTCGCCGGAGGCATAGCGAAAGCCGGCGGCAAAGGCGGCGGACTGCCCGCAGTTCCGGGCAAAGGACAAGAAGCGGACACGCTCATCCGCCCCGGCCAGGTCCCGAATGACGGCCAGACTGGAGTCCGTGCTGCCGTCATCCACCAGGACAAGCTCCCAAGGGTAGGTCAATCCTGACAGGCTGCGGGTTATCTCGGAGTACAGATCACGAAGATTTTCTTCTTCGTTATACACTGGAATAATTAAAGAAATTTTATTAATTGTGTTTTTCATAAGAAAAAAGTGAATATAGCATTTGACAAGGCTTGTAAACCTACATAGAAAGCTCTTCTCACATGGCGCGGGGTGGAGCAGCATGGTAGCTCGTCGGGCTCATAACCCGAAGGCCGTAGGTTCAAATCCTGCCCCCGCTACCAAAGAAATCTAAGGCTTAAGAGCAAAACTCTTAAGCCTTTTTCTTTTGTGCCCCTCTTGCCATCCAGAGATTTTCCGCTTTTTTGTTCACCGCCCGAAATAATATCTTCTCCTTTGCACGATGCTTGACGAAGCCGTTCACGGTGAATTTGCCATGACGAATTCGGCCCGAGCCTGGGGGCGGGCAGGCAAATTCAGCCAGGAGAACCAATCATGGCCCGCCATGAGCAAAAAGGCATGCCCCATCTTCGGCCGGTATTTGCCCGTTCTGTAAATGCGCGAGGCAAAAAATCCGGGCCGCCGGTCAGCTTAGTCTCCTCCCGGCAAAGGCCGCCGCAAGAATGACCGCCATGCCGATCACGGCGTGCGGGGTCACGGTGGCGCCCCGGATCAGGGCGGCCAGCAGCACGGCCAGAGGCGGGGTCAGGTATGAAAGATAGCCGATGAGGGTCATGTTGCCTGTGGTCACGGCACGGTTCCAGAGCGTGAAGGATAGCCCCAGCGGCACCAGGCCCAGATAAAGGGCCGAGAACAGGGCCCCCGCCGGAGGCAGGGCCTGCGGAGCGCTTGCGGCGTAGACCAGGGTGGAAAAGAGGGCGGCCAGGACCGTGAAGGCAGGCATGTAGTCACGGGTGAGTCGAAGACGGGACAGCGCAACCGAGAAGCTGCTCCAGACCAGTCCGCAACCGAGGGCCATGAGGTAGCCGGGCAGATAGCGCGTTTCAAAATGCAGGCCTTTGCCTCCGGACACGACCAGGCCCGCACCCACGAGTCCGACCAGCGCCACGCCCAGAACAGGAAGGGACAGGCGCTTGTTGGCCAGAATGGAGGACATGACGACTATCCAGAAAGACCAGGTCGTGGTCAGAATGGCTCCCTCCACCAGGGGCGCGTGGTCGAGGGCCAGGTAGTACAGCGCGTGGTAGCCGAAGATGCCGGCCACGCCCAGCGCCGTGAGCTTCAGGTCCGGCCAGGGGATGGCCCGCCGCCGGGAGATGATCATCTCCTGCGCCACGAGATAAAGCGCCGCCGGGACAAAGCTGAAAAAAAGCAGCTCCGTGACATCGAGCCCGTCCAGACCGCTGCCCGTGGCCGCCGGCAGACTCGCCCAGCACAGCACCGCGCCGAATGCGTAGAGATAGGGTTTCATGGTCGTCCTAGAAAAGCTTGCTGCCGATCTTGGCGTTGACCGCCGGGGAGACAAAGGTCGCTTCGCCGCTGTCCCTTCCCGGGTACTGCACGCCAAGGACCAGCACTTCGGAGACAACCTCCCCCATCCGGCGCGGCGGGAAGTTGAGCACCGCGAGCACCAGCCGGCCTGCCACCTCTTCCGGCGGATGCGCGGTGAAGCGACCGTAACTGACGCGTCGGCCGTATTTTCCGAAATCGACGACCATCCTGTAGGTGGGCTTTGGCGTCGCGTCGCAGGGTTCAGCCGAAACGACACGCCCGACGCGAATGTCCAAAAGTCCCAGGGATTCTTCAAAATTCACTGACGGTTTGAGTTCCGAAGCCACAAAAATCCTCCTTGGCTGATGAACACAGAGTCAAGGGGCCACCCCACGCGAACGTGGCCAGGGCCAGATCAACCCTGATGGAACATGCCCGCCTGAAGGGCAAGTTCTTACGCCCTGGCCCGTGCCTAGCGCAAGCCCAGGGTTCTTGCGGCTTGTACCTGTCAAGGAACTCGGGTAATCTTTATCGTTATTGATTGCATCGTCGGTTCAAGGAGTCTTCATGTCCGTCCGCGCCAAAGTGTTCACCATCATCCTTGTCCTGTTCGCCTCTCTGGGCGTGGCGGATTTTTTCGTCCAGCGTTTCGTCGTCTACCCCAGCTTTCTGGAGCTCGAACATCAGCAGGCGGGACAGAACCTCCAACGCATATTTCACGCCATCGACAGGGAAAACTACCATCTGGAGCGCATCTGCCGCGACTGGGCGACCTGGGACGACACCTACGACTTCATGAACACACGTTCCGAGACCTACAAAACAAGCAATCTCTACGACGAAGCGCTGGACAGCATCTCGGTGAATGTAATGATCTATTGCGCGCAGGATGGAACGATCGTCTGGAGCAATGCCCGCGACACGATTCAAAAAAGTGCCATCTCTCTTGACCTGCTGACGCAGAGACGCATCGCCCCGGACCACCCACTGCTGAAAATTCCTGGGGCGGAAGAAGGACAAAAAGGCATAACCGGAGTCGTCAATACCGAGCTTGGCCCCCTGCTTTTTGCCACACGTCAGATCCTGCGTTCGGATGGAAGCGGTCCCGGCAACGGCTTCCTGGTCATTGGACGAATCTTGAACCAGGACATGGTCAAAACCCTGGGCGAACAGACCCGCATCGCCTTTGAAATCGTCTATCCCTACGCAAAAGAACAGACGCTGTGCGGAAAAAAAGAAGTCACTTACGCCAGCATCGACAACCTCGATTACTTCACCCTGGACGAAGGCGAATTCGTCAAGGTTTGCGGGGCATATCTCGATCCGACAGGGTCGCCCGTCTTCGGCATCCACTACCTGTTCCCCCGGGATATTACCCAAAAGGGCATCTCGAGCATCCGCTACGCCATGGTCCTGGTGGTCTCGTCCGGACTTTTGGTGCTCGTATTGCTGAATGTTTTGCTGCAGGCCGTTGTGCTCAGGCCCCTGCAAAGGCTGACCAGGCATGCGGCCAGGCTGCAACAGGATGGGGATTATTCCCTGCGCATCGATCTGCGG
Encoded here:
- a CDS encoding sensor domain-containing diguanylate cyclase, yielding MSVRAKVFTIILVLFASLGVADFFVQRFVVYPSFLELEHQQAGQNLQRIFHAIDRENYHLERICRDWATWDDTYDFMNTRSETYKTSNLYDEALDSISVNVMIYCAQDGTIVWSNARDTIQKSAISLDLLTQRRIAPDHPLLKIPGAEEGQKGITGVVNTELGPLLFATRQILRSDGSGPGNGFLVIGRILNQDMVKTLGEQTRIAFEIVYPYAKEQTLCGKKEVTYASIDNLDYFTLDEGEFVKVCGAYLDPTGSPVFGIHYLFPRDITQKGISSIRYAMVLVVSSGLLVLVLLNVLLQAVVLRPLQRLTRHAARLQQDGDYSLRIDLRRNDEVGILAKSFDNMVQTIRERTEDLKRANEQLKQLSLLDGLTGVANRRMFDNCLKQEWRRAMRDQTPIGIILADVDFFKDYNDKHGHLQGDQCLIAVAAVMQRMMQRPADLVTRFGGEEFAVILADTDAEGVTHVAEAMRQAVLDLHLEHGASQVGPFVTVSFGVASMTPRLEDGDDGMAKLLQKADNAMYQAKRSGRNRVVASSDDQPAMPSE